A stretch of the Solanum dulcamara chromosome 6, daSolDulc1.2, whole genome shotgun sequence genome encodes the following:
- the LOC129891459 gene encoding uncharacterized methyltransferase At2g41040, chloroplastic-like — MAASASPSLSLNHHRSVVPIQHGVSLNSRICVPARFSSNGFTSRIRTSSALAVEPELRTPAQDATEAELFACPICYELLIRKGPSGFNVPAIYRSGFKCRKCNKSYSSKDIYLDLTVTSGTKQYNEVKPARSELFRSPIVSFLYERGWRQNFNLSGFPGPDEEFKMAQEYFKVAEGGVLIDVSCGSGLFSRKFAKSGAYSRVVALDFSENMLRQCYDFIKNDESIISSNLALVRADISRLPFSSGSIDAVHAGAALHCWPSPSNAIAEINRILRSGGVFVGTTFLRVNPSAPTIFKALEQSATRTYSYFTQEEIEDLVTSCGLINYTSKVQGSFIMFSAQKQ; from the exons ATGGCTGCTTCAGCTTCTCCTTCACTTTCTTTGAATCATCATCGTTCTGTGGTTCCAATACAACATGGGGTTTCTTTGAATTCAAGAATTTGTGTTCCTGCAAGGTTTTCCTCAAATGGGTTCACTTCAAGAATCAGGACTAGCTCTGCTCTTGCTGTAGAACCG GAATTGAGAACTCCAGCTCAGGATGCTACAGAAGCTGAATTGTTTGCTTGCCCAATTTGTTATGAACTACTTATAAGAAAAGGCCCTTCAGGCTTTAATGT ACCAGCAATCTACAGATCGGGTTTCAAATGCAGAAAATGTAACAAGTCATATTCAAGTAAAGATATCTACCTTGATCTCACTGTTACTTCTGGGACAAAACAATACAATGAAGTTAAACCAGCTCGGAGTGAACTATTCAG GAGTCCAATCGTTTCATTCTTGTATGAGAGAGGCTGGCGTCAAAACTTTAACCTAAGTGGTTTTCCTGGTCCTGATGAAGAG TTTAAGATGGCTCAAGAGTACTTTAAAGTTGCTGAAGGTGGTGTTCTTATTGACGTTAGCTGCGGTAGTGGACTGTTTTCCAGGAAATTTGCCAAATCTGGGGCCTACTCAAGAGTCGTTGCACTTGACTTTTCTGAAAACATGCTTCGTCAGTGTTATGATTTCATCAAGAATGATGAGAGTATCATAAGCTC CAATCTAGCTCTTGTAAGGGCAGATATTTCCAGATTACCTTTTTCCTCTGGATCAATTGATGCTGTGCATGCAGGTGCTGCCTTGCATTGTTGGCCATCTCCGTCCaatgca ATTGCTGAAATTAACCGGATTTTGCGTAGCGGGGGTGTATTTGTTGGTACTACATTTCTTCGAGTCAATCCTTCAGCTCCTACGATATTCAAGGCTTTGGAGCAG AGTGCTACACGGACTTACAGCTATTTTACTCAAGAGGAGATTGAAGACTTGGTAACAAGCTGCGGTCTCATCAACTATACCAGTAAAGTTCAGGGCTCTTTTATCATGTTTTCCGCACAAAAACAATGA